A single Uloborus diversus isolate 005 chromosome 7, Udiv.v.3.1, whole genome shotgun sequence DNA region contains:
- the LOC129226880 gene encoding uncharacterized protein LOC129226880, producing MELNSELHWSNYIHLVVEKVTSRFNLLKRIAGVKWGASQSVLISTFNAFIKPVFNYGAELLITTSDSALDKLDVAQNKALRLITGAAKSTPIAAMELQTATYCLSDRRTYSALSLGERLLRKEGFGNSYIPLQIRLKTQHHFLFEFHRLATDLDASSIRQPNFRPSIFPGTLNYSTANLDLVQPLRKHSSSQAELRASALATIHERYLFQDWLHVYTDGSATASTGRAGAGAFSKFFSLKESLTAWSDNF from the coding sequence ATGGAACTGAACTCGGAACTACACTGGTCTAATTATATTCATCTCGTGGTCGAAAAGGTGACGAGTAGATTTAACTTGCTGAAAAGAATAGCTGGGGTAAAATGGGGAGCTTCCCAGAGCGTTCTTATCTCCACCTTTAATGCATTCATTAAACCAGTTTTCAATTACGGTGCTGAACTCCTTATCACCACTTCTGATAGTGCTCTAGATAAACTGGACGTTGCACAAAACAAGGCATTAAGACTCATTACTGGTGCAGCAAAATCAACCCCTATTGCTGCTATGGAACTGCAAACTGCGACTTATTGTTTGTCAGATAGACGAACCTACAGTGCTTTATCCCTAGGCGAGAGATTGCTCAGAAAAGAGGGTTTTGGGAACAGCTACATCCCTCTTCAGATTAGACTCAAAACACAACATCATTTCTTATTTGAGTTTCACCGACTTGCTACAGACCTCGATGCCTCGAGCATCAGACAGCCCAATTTTAGACCGTCTATTTTCCCGGGTACTTTAAATTACTCTACTGCTAATTTGGACTTGGTGCAGCCTCTACGGAAACATTCTTCCTCACAGGCTGAGTTAAGGGCTTCTGCCCTGGCTACTATTCATGAAAGGTATCTATTTCAAGATTGGCTTCACGTTTATACAGATGGATCTGCCACAGCCTCTACAGGTAGGGCTGGTGCTGGcgctttttccaaatttttcagcCTGAAGGAATCTCTTACTGCCTGGTCAGATAATTTTTGA